One window from the genome of Acidihalobacter ferrooxydans encodes:
- the ptsP gene encoding phosphoenolpyruvate--protein phosphotransferase, with the protein MLKTLQRIVEEVGSAASMSDALAILVANIRTALKVNVCSVYLVMPGSEHLVLMATEGLNATAVGKVRLSFEEGLVGLVAQRAEPVNLDDAPQHARYRYFPETGEQRYHAFLGVPIIHQRRVLGVLVVQKRARRGFGESAVAFLSTLAVQVAVAIRQAELSGEIQRLLRGELPTDLIIRGLGGSPGVAIGTARVVYAQADLEKVPDRSADDIEEEIAAFEHAVEDVREELAQIRQRMVRALPAEEQTLFDAYAMMLDSDHLIGGTVQRIEEGAWAPTALRDTVRKYARTFEEMDDAYLRERAADIRDLGRRILSQLLAQERGETPYRENTVLIGDDVSASQLAEVPPECLIGVVSARGSSSSHVAILARALGIPAVMGAENLPVGRLDGREVIVDGYGGRLFVQPGRQVRREFTRLAREERELARDLSGLASKPAITLDGVTLPIYVNSGLLADVEPALKSGAEGVGLYRTEFPYMVRDRFPSEEEQIPTYRQMLQAFHPRPVTLRTLDIGGDKPLAYFPVREDNPFLGWRGIRITLDHPELFLTQTRAMLRASDGLDNLRILFPMISNVAEVDEANELLTRARDELLEEGASIGVPQRGVMIEVPSAVYLAEALARRVDYLSVGTNDLVQYLLAVDRNNTRVASLYHPLHPAVLQALQQACEGAHRAGKPIYVCGEMAGDPAAVILLLGMGYDALSVSVAGLTRVKWVIRSFTRVRARALFEEALRLEDPLHVRELLDDALIEAGLGGLVRPGKR; encoded by the coding sequence TTGCTCAAAACCTTGCAGCGCATCGTCGAGGAGGTCGGCTCCGCGGCTTCGATGAGCGACGCGCTCGCCATCCTGGTGGCGAATATCCGCACGGCGCTGAAGGTCAACGTGTGCTCGGTATACCTCGTCATGCCGGGCAGCGAACATCTCGTGCTGATGGCCACCGAAGGGCTGAACGCAACCGCCGTCGGTAAGGTGCGACTGAGCTTCGAGGAAGGTCTGGTCGGGCTGGTCGCCCAGCGCGCCGAACCGGTCAATCTGGACGATGCGCCGCAACACGCCCGCTACAGATACTTCCCCGAAACCGGCGAACAGCGCTACCACGCCTTCCTTGGCGTGCCGATCATCCACCAGCGCCGCGTGCTCGGCGTGCTGGTGGTGCAGAAACGCGCCCGCCGCGGCTTCGGCGAATCGGCGGTCGCCTTCCTCTCCACCCTGGCGGTGCAAGTGGCAGTGGCGATCCGCCAGGCCGAACTGTCCGGCGAAATCCAGCGCCTGCTGCGCGGCGAACTGCCCACCGACCTCATCATCCGCGGCCTCGGCGGCTCGCCCGGCGTGGCGATCGGCACCGCGCGCGTGGTCTATGCACAGGCCGACCTGGAGAAGGTTCCGGATCGCAGCGCCGACGACATAGAGGAAGAAATCGCCGCCTTTGAACACGCGGTCGAGGATGTCCGCGAGGAATTGGCCCAGATCCGCCAACGCATGGTCCGCGCCCTGCCGGCCGAGGAACAGACGCTGTTCGACGCATACGCGATGATGCTCGACAGCGATCATCTCATCGGCGGCACGGTCCAGCGCATTGAAGAAGGCGCGTGGGCGCCCACGGCCCTGCGCGACACGGTGCGCAAGTACGCGCGCACCTTCGAGGAAATGGACGACGCTTACCTGCGCGAGCGTGCGGCCGATATCCGCGATCTCGGCCGACGCATTCTGTCGCAATTACTGGCCCAGGAGCGCGGCGAAACGCCGTACCGCGAAAACACCGTGCTGATCGGCGATGACGTGTCCGCCTCGCAACTGGCCGAAGTCCCGCCCGAATGCCTGATCGGCGTAGTCTCCGCGCGCGGATCGAGTTCCTCGCATGTGGCGATCCTCGCCCGCGCCCTCGGCATCCCGGCCGTGATGGGCGCGGAGAACCTGCCGGTGGGGCGGCTGGACGGCCGCGAAGTGATCGTCGACGGCTACGGCGGCCGCCTGTTCGTGCAGCCCGGTCGTCAGGTACGGCGCGAGTTCACGCGCCTAGCGCGCGAAGAGCGCGAACTCGCCAGAGACCTGAGCGGCCTGGCGAGCAAGCCTGCGATCACGCTGGATGGCGTAACCCTGCCGATTTACGTCAACAGCGGTCTGCTCGCCGACGTCGAGCCGGCCCTCAAATCCGGCGCCGAAGGCGTCGGGCTGTACCGCACCGAATTCCCATACATGGTGCGTGACCGCTTTCCATCGGAAGAGGAACAGATTCCCACCTATCGGCAGATGTTACAGGCCTTCCATCCGCGGCCGGTTACTCTGCGCACGCTCGATATCGGAGGTGACAAGCCACTGGCGTATTTTCCCGTGCGCGAAGACAACCCGTTCCTCGGCTGGCGCGGCATCCGCATTACGCTGGATCACCCCGAACTGTTCCTGACCCAGACGCGCGCCATGCTGCGCGCCAGCGACGGCCTGGACAACCTGCGCATCCTGTTCCCGATGATCAGCAATGTGGCCGAAGTCGACGAAGCGAACGAACTGCTGACCCGCGCGCGCGACGAACTGCTCGAAGAAGGCGCCAGCATCGGCGTACCGCAGCGCGGCGTGATGATCGAAGTGCCCTCGGCGGTATATCTGGCCGAGGCCCTGGCGCGGCGGGTCGATTACCTGAGCGTCGGCACCAACGATCTGGTGCAATACCTGCTTGCCGTGGATCGCAACAACACCCGCGTCGCCTCGCTTTACCATCCGTTGCACCCGGCGGTTCTGCAAGCCCTCCAGCAAGCCTGCGAAGGAGCCCATCGCGCCGGTAAGCCGATCTACGTCTGCGGCGAGATGGCCGGCGACCCGGCGGCCGTCATTCTGCTGCTCGGGATGGGTTACGACGCGCTGAGCGTGAGCGTGGCAGGCCTGACGCGGGTGAAATGGGTCATCCGCAGTTTCACGCGGGTACGGGCGAGAGCGCTGTTCGAGGAAGCACTGCGACTGGAAGATCCGCTGCACGTCAGGGAACTGCTCGACGACGCGCTGATCGAGGCCGGCCTGGGCGGACTGGTTCGCCCGGGCAAGCGCTAG
- a CDS encoding RNA pyrophosphohydrolase, whose protein sequence is MIDSDGFRPNVGIILSNSDGHVFWGKRIGQRAWQFPQGGIRSYESAEDALYRELWEETGLESCHVEIAGRTRGWLRYRLPRRMIRRHSHPICIGQKQVWFLLHLRGDDACFNLCSTHKPEFDGWRWVDYWLPASEVVSFKRRVYERALRELEPLLFGDERARSVEMPHRVS, encoded by the coding sequence GTGATTGATTCAGACGGCTTTCGACCTAACGTAGGGATCATTCTCAGCAACTCCGACGGCCACGTATTCTGGGGCAAGCGCATCGGCCAGCGCGCCTGGCAGTTCCCGCAGGGCGGCATCCGCTCGTACGAATCCGCCGAAGATGCGCTGTATCGCGAGCTCTGGGAAGAAACCGGCCTGGAGTCCTGTCACGTCGAAATTGCCGGCCGCACGCGGGGCTGGCTGCGCTACCGCTTGCCGCGGCGCATGATCCGCCGCCATTCGCATCCGATCTGTATCGGCCAGAAACAGGTCTGGTTTCTGCTCCATCTGCGCGGTGACGACGCGTGTTTCAACCTGTGCTCCACGCACAAACCCGAGTTCGACGGCTGGCGCTGGGTCGATTACTGGCTTCCGGCCAGCGAGGTGGTTTCCTTCAAACGTCGCGTGTACGAGCGCGCGCTGCGCGAACTCGAACCGCTGCTGTTCGGCGACGAGCGCGCTCGGAGCGTGGAAATGCCGCATCGTGTCTCTTGA
- a CDS encoding HAD family hydrolase, protein MGLALFDLDNTLLSGDSDYEWGRFLADIGAVDREQYARTNARFHADYLAGRLDIHAFSRFSFTPLAENPPGVLQAWRAQFLEERIRPLVGAPALALVEKHRAAGDTLMIITATNSFVTRPIADLFGVAHLIATEPKRVGERFVPEIEGIPAFQEGKVLRLQAWLEAHPELDGERWFYSDSRNDVPLLERVDHPVAVDPDETLAQIAAERGWPVISLHGGPAQAPR, encoded by the coding sequence ATGGGACTTGCCCTGTTCGACCTCGACAATACACTGCTCAGCGGCGACAGCGATTACGAGTGGGGCCGCTTTCTGGCGGACATCGGCGCTGTCGATCGCGAGCAGTACGCCCGTACCAACGCGCGCTTTCATGCCGACTATCTGGCCGGTCGGCTCGATATCCATGCTTTCTCGCGGTTTTCCTTCACACCGCTGGCGGAAAATCCGCCGGGCGTGCTGCAAGCCTGGCGCGCGCAGTTTCTGGAAGAGCGCATCCGGCCACTGGTCGGCGCGCCGGCCCTGGCGCTGGTGGAAAAGCATCGGGCCGCTGGTGATACGCTGATGATCATCACGGCGACCAACAGTTTCGTTACGCGGCCGATTGCCGATCTGTTCGGTGTGGCGCACCTCATTGCGACCGAGCCCAAGCGCGTGGGCGAGCGTTTCGTGCCCGAAATCGAAGGGATACCCGCTTTTCAGGAGGGCAAGGTGCTGCGTCTGCAGGCGTGGCTGGAGGCGCATCCCGAGCTTGACGGCGAACGCTGGTTCTACAGCGATTCGCGCAACGACGTGCCGCTGTTGGAGCGCGTCGATCACCCCGTGGCCGTCGATCCCGATGAGACCCTCGCACAGATCGCCGCAGAACGCGGTTGGCCGGTTATCAGCCTGCACGGCGGGCCGGCGCAGGCACCGCGCTGA
- a CDS encoding rubredoxin encodes MKQYMCVICGFIYDEAKGLPDEGIAPGTRWDDVPLTWTCPDCGASKEDFEMIEI; translated from the coding sequence GTGAAACAATATATGTGTGTAATTTGCGGATTCATTTACGACGAGGCCAAGGGCCTGCCCGATGAGGGCATCGCGCCGGGCACGCGCTGGGACGATGTGCCGCTGACCTGGACGTGTCCGGACTGCGGCGCGAGCAAGGAAGACTTCGAAATGATCGAGATTTGA
- the thiD gene encoding bifunctional hydroxymethylpyrimidine kinase/phosphomethylpyrimidine kinase — MPSQALPVVLILAGNDPSGGAGLAADTAAVLSLGGHPAPVVTAVTVQDTRRVQRFEPVPPTLIVEQARAVLEDMPVAAIKLGMLGSAAVAEAVHGVLLDYPGLPVILDPVLHAGGGGALSDLAMLDALRDLLLPQTTLLTPNLPEALALAPDADGCDAAGAALRELGAQYVLVTGGHADGETVVNRLYSPHGGCDPVSWPRLPGEFHGSGCTLAAAAATLIAQGEMPAAAARDAQRYTWHALQVAHRPGRGQSVPDRLFWARDPGRDA, encoded by the coding sequence ATGCCTTCGCAAGCACTGCCCGTTGTTCTGATTCTTGCCGGTAACGACCCCAGCGGCGGGGCCGGGCTGGCCGCCGATACCGCCGCCGTACTCAGTCTTGGCGGGCATCCGGCACCCGTGGTCACGGCTGTTACCGTGCAGGACACCCGTCGCGTGCAGCGTTTCGAGCCGGTCCCGCCGACGCTGATCGTCGAACAGGCCCGCGCCGTACTCGAAGACATGCCGGTTGCCGCCATCAAGCTGGGCATGCTCGGCAGTGCGGCCGTGGCCGAAGCGGTGCATGGCGTGTTGCTCGACTACCCCGGTCTGCCGGTGATCCTCGACCCCGTGCTGCACGCCGGTGGCGGTGGCGCGCTCAGTGACCTTGCGATGCTCGATGCGCTGCGCGATCTGCTCCTGCCGCAAACAACGCTGCTCACGCCCAACCTGCCCGAGGCGCTGGCTCTGGCGCCCGACGCCGATGGGTGCGATGCGGCGGGCGCCGCACTGCGCGAACTGGGTGCGCAATACGTGCTCGTCACCGGTGGGCATGCCGACGGCGAGACGGTTGTCAATCGCCTGTACAGTCCGCACGGTGGCTGCGATCCCGTGAGCTGGCCCCGTCTGCCCGGCGAATTTCACGGCTCGGGCTGCACGCTTGCCGCGGCGGCGGCTACGCTCATCGCCCAGGGCGAAATGCCAGCCGCCGCTGCCCGTGACGCGCAGCGCTACACCTGGCACGCCTTGCAGGTGGCCCATCGGCCGGGCCGGGGACAAAGCGTGCCGGACCGCCTGTTTTGGGCGCGGGATCCGGGACGCGACGCATGA
- the thiE gene encoding thiamine phosphate synthase, protein MSRPALRGLYAITDARLSPGDRLLDAVDAALRGGARWIQYRDKGTDAARRLAEARALVELCHAHGAGLIVNDDVELAAACGGDGVHIGAEDASLAQARARLGTDAVIGVSCYNRLELAMTAAAKGADYVAFGSVFSSPTKPHAVRADLALLRAARERLSLPICAIGGIDAGTAATVAATGVDLLAVISAVFAATDVAGAAAEIVEAIAQTIARTGAGQSPPVL, encoded by the coding sequence ATGAGCCGCCCTGCGCTGCGTGGTCTCTATGCCATCACCGATGCCCGGCTCAGCCCCGGCGACCGGCTGCTCGACGCGGTCGACGCCGCGTTGCGCGGTGGCGCGCGCTGGATCCAATACCGCGACAAAGGCACGGATGCCGCGCGTCGTCTGGCCGAGGCGCGCGCACTGGTCGAACTCTGCCACGCGCACGGAGCCGGACTGATCGTCAATGACGATGTCGAGCTTGCCGCCGCATGTGGCGGGGACGGGGTGCACATCGGCGCTGAGGATGCGAGCCTGGCGCAGGCGCGTGCACGCCTGGGGACGGATGCCGTGATCGGCGTGTCCTGTTACAACCGCCTGGAACTGGCCATGACAGCGGCGGCCAAAGGCGCCGACTATGTTGCGTTCGGCAGCGTGTTCAGCTCGCCGACCAAACCGCACGCGGTGCGCGCCGACCTGGCTTTGCTGCGCGCTGCCCGCGAGCGCTTGAGTCTGCCGATCTGCGCCATCGGGGGAATCGACGCGGGCACTGCGGCGACGGTGGCGGCGACCGGCGTCGATCTGCTGGCGGTGATCAGCGCAGTGTTCGCGGCGACCGATGTGGCCGGGGCCGCAGCGGAAATTGTGGAGGCGATTGCTCAGACGATTGCGCGGACCGGGGCAGGGCAGTCGCCGCCGGTGCTTTGA
- a CDS encoding TetR/AcrR family transcriptional regulator: protein MTDVSIALPDDFASFKNAFTYQGSALYAWLFERNKDRITTNQAKFAVGNLEKIFSATFALTPRIGFPVMSLRDLSRESGLSMGGIYSYIESKERIAIMIKDLVNQVTDELLARAHAQTAPMQALETALREHIFAAEILQDWFGFLYFETRSLPRAHQEESKNIELRLEAALREWIDRVRQTRGIACDNTPIVATMLIALIQDRYLKPWKHRATGESPDNFAQRVLALMHCAIEHT, encoded by the coding sequence ATGACCGACGTATCGATCGCCCTGCCGGACGATTTTGCAAGCTTCAAAAACGCGTTCACGTACCAGGGCAGCGCGCTTTACGCCTGGTTGTTCGAACGCAACAAGGACCGCATCACCACCAACCAGGCAAAATTCGCGGTCGGGAATCTCGAAAAGATTTTTTCTGCCACCTTCGCGCTGACCCCGCGAATCGGCTTCCCGGTGATGTCGCTGCGCGACCTCAGCCGCGAGTCCGGGCTGAGCATGGGCGGCATCTACTCGTACATCGAGAGCAAGGAACGCATCGCCATCATGATCAAGGATCTGGTCAACCAGGTCACCGACGAGCTGCTGGCCAGAGCCCACGCGCAGACCGCTCCGATGCAGGCGCTGGAGACGGCGCTGCGCGAGCACATCTTCGCGGCGGAAATCCTGCAGGACTGGTTTGGATTCTTGTATTTCGAGACACGCAGCCTGCCGCGCGCGCATCAGGAAGAATCAAAAAACATCGAGTTGCGGCTGGAAGCGGCGCTGCGCGAGTGGATCGATCGCGTACGCCAGACCCGGGGCATCGCCTGCGACAACACGCCGATCGTCGCCACCATGCTCATCGCACTGATCCAGGATCGCTACCTCAAGCCGTGGAAACACCGGGCGACGGGCGAATCGCCCGACAATTTCGCGCAGCGCGTGCTGGCGCTGATGCACTGTGCGATCGAACACACCTGA